The nucleotide window CTCTTATTCATTTCCCCCGTTGCAATTATAGCTCGTTGCTGAAGCATGGGATGCAGGAGGCCTCTATCAAGTAGGTCAATTCCCTCACTGGAATGTTTGGTCTGAGTGGAATGGGAAGGTAAGATACCTGTTAAAAGTTTGATTTGCAAAGTCAACGGTTGTTCATTGGCAAATACTGATAGAAATATAACTTATATTTGCGACATATATAGATAAAGCAAAATAATACGCATTCCACCTGAACTTCAAAGGGGCACGCAGAATTGTCCCGCATCTGTCTACAAGAATGATAACACATGAGCTGAATAGTGAAGTACTACTATTTGTCAAATGTCTGAATGAACGCACTAACTCTTGTGAGTGTTAACCGAGCAAGAAATATTTGAGTTTTCTGCAAGAAATTGTTCATGTTGTGCTgtattatactccctccgtccgaaattAGTTCTCggagaaatggatgtatctagagtTCTAGgcatattttagttctagatacatccatttttatccatttctgcgacaaataattccggacggagggagtatcatttAACAAATATAATTCCCATGAATAAGCATAGAAGACGATATTGCTTTTTGACTTGCAACACCTAAGGCCCTTCCCAATGATCCACCTTGTACATGTGCTAAGCTTGCCATGTAGGCGAAAAATCTGATGTGGCAAGACAATTAAGAGGAGAGAGATGggtttggtgaccccaggaagaaccAATGCCAACCGCGTGAACCTAGGCAAAACATTTAAATGAAGGAAGAGAATTCATGAGAGAGTTTAGTAGCTAAGTCATTAAATGAAGTGAGCTTGGCTACAACAAgttaagcacctatgcattggagACTATAGTTGCTAAACTATTTAATGTGCTTAGCACCTCACCTAAGCACCTGTGCATTGGAAGAGGTCTAGCTTcattgttttctcctaggatttTGGGTGTTTGAAAGCTGGGTGATATTTAATTTACCTTTACCTTTATTTGTAGCTTGATTTGAGGGTGCGGCAAAGGTTTTCGCTTAGtagttactccctccgtcccataatataagaacgttttacAAGCTAAAACAGATTGTAAAGCgatcttatattatgagacggagggagtattttgtTAGTTATTATAGTTTATATATATACTCCTCATTAGGGCACTTCTGGACTGGTTTCATAGAAAATAATGGAATGATCACGAATTCTGGGTGACTGGCCAATAATTATTGACAACACTGTTGCGCATTTGGTTTTTATCAGGGAATGGAAATTGAAATCAGTAAGAAACATTACAATATTAAGCTTGTATATGCTAATGCTGGTGGATCTTTAAGAGGGAACATATGATTGTGTGCATCCATCTTCAACTAAACAAATATGTTGCACATCTGCCACATCACTTACTAGCTATTTCATCCAAGTGCTAACTTGTGTGGTTGTTTCCTCAGTACCGGGACATTGTGCGTCAATTCATTAAAGGCACTGATGGATTTGCTGGTGGTTTTGCCGAATGTCTTTGTGGAAGTCCACACCTATACCAGGTAAGTTGTGGCAATACTTGTAAATGGGTTGAGTGAATGTCACCTGGATTCTTTATATATACCACATGATGATACACATGTTAATATATAACGATTATAGTGTCTGCATATGCATTCGGCCAAGAAGTGTAAGTGTATAACACTAGTGCTATATATAGGTTTTAACACCCAACTTGCCAATGAAGCACATAGTGCTTTCTAGTTATCTTATTTATTTGTCCAGTGAATAATCCACTGAAAAATGCCAGCCATGTCATTTTTTAGGGGGTGAGAAGAAACTATATTGATTTTTCCCCCTAAAAAAGCCATCTCAGATTTCATAGGTAACTTGCTTTTCTGTAAAGAAATGAAAATGACTTCATACTTTCTGTTGGTGCTAACTTAGCTCCATGTATATTTGTCAGATGAATGCCAAATTTAATTTGTCGGATAATTTGATCTGTTATTCACAAATTTCTATTTGGTTTCTCTAGAAATCAAACCAGTAACTTGTTATTGGCACTGCGATTTCTTATTGATTAACCAGGCAGGAGGAAGGAAACCTTGGCACAGTATCAACTTTGTATGTGCACACGATGGATTTACACTGGCTGATTTGGTAACATATAATAACAAGTACAATTTACCAAATGGGGAGAACAACAGAGATGGAGAAAATCACAATCTTAGCTGGAATTGTGGGGAGGTAATTCTGaactcctctttttttctttttttttttttgaaattttcatgCTTTACATAATAGTCGAATGGCTGACAAATGTCGTTGCATGGTTCTCTCTCTGCGTAAACCGTTGAGGCAGTAAGAGTTTCCCTACAAGATCTCTTTATTCGTATAATTATATTTTCTAGAGAAAGGTTGCCTTCAATTTTGTGCACGTGGCAGTACAGGAATTGTGGTTAAACATTGATACAGGCTGACCATCGTTACTAATAGGGGGAAACAATAAGCACATTCTTTTTAATACCAAAGGCATCACCCTGGTTCCATTTCCAACGAAATCACAGTATCCGAACTATAAGTTTTACAAGTATGCGGAGATAGAAATGAAGTATCAACCCGGCAGAAACAGTTGTTTCAGGCGTAAAGAGAAAAGGAAACGATATGCTCTAttacatcaaccttttagcatttAGGGACGACCAGCATCATCCCATCTTCAATCAACTGGAGCGAGGTCACCTCCAATCTTCTCAGCAGCCTCAGAGTGGTGACCTCCTAAGCAAGTGCATCAGCATCCATCATCTGCTGTTTACCTTGCAGCAGACCCCTGCCGTGCAAAATTTGTGCAATTGCATAGAAGCTTTAGAATCATGTGGAACATGCACTTACATTTCATGTGAACAATATAGGAAGGAGAATTCGCAAGATTGTCTGTCAAAAGATTGAGGAAGAGGCAGATGCGCAATTTCTTTGTTTGTCTCATGGTTTCTCAAGTAAGACTTATATCTGATCTCCTCAATTTTTGAGATTGCCTGTTTTTCACAATGGCATATGTTGTCAAGTGAAACATCCAATCCCAATATTAATAGAGCCAACATGAAGGGATTGCTTATCTGAGATATCTGCCAAAGTTAAATTCTTAGATTTACCTTCTTCAGTATTTCAGACCTTCTAAttgttttcaattttttttcaattgTTAGGGAGTTCCAATGTTTTATATGGGCGATGAGTATGGCCACACAAAAGGGGGCAACAACAATACATACTGCCATGATTCTTATGTCAGTACAATTTTGTCACATATTGTTGTTCTAAGTAACTATCTTCAAATCTTTGCATTCATCCGTCATGGTTCTTCTGTAGGTCAATTATTTTCGCTGGGATAAAAAAGAACAATACTCTGACTTGCACAGATTCTGCTGCCTCATGACCAAATTCCGCAAGTAAGTATTCCGTTGAATAATTTCTGTGTAGAACCACTGAAGGTGCCTCCAAACACTAAGCAAGCAATGGTCAATTTCACACCCTAATCAAGTTGGTGTTGTCTATTTGTGTATTTGATCTGCTGCACTGTAGGGAGTGCGAGGGTCTTGGCCTTGAGGATTTTCCAACGGCCGAACGGCTGCAGTGGCATGGTCATCAGCCTGGGAAGCCTGATTGGTCTGAGAATAGCCGATTCGTTGCCTTTTCCATGGTACACATATAGTTCTGACACTTTTTAACTCAAAAGTAAATTATGGAGAGTTTTAGAAGTAACAAATATCTTTATGTATCTCACCACAGAAAGATGAAAGACAGGGCGAGATCTATGTGGCCTTCAACACCAGCCACTTACCGGCCGTTGTTGAGCTCCCGGAGCGCACAGGGCGCCGGTGGGAACCGGTGGTGGACACAGGCAAGCCAGCACCATACGACTTCCTCACTGACGACTTACCTGATCGCGCTCTCACCATACACCAGTTCTCTCATTTCCTCAACTCCAACCTCTACCCCATGCTCAGCTACTCATCGGTCATCCTAGTATTGCGCCCTGATGTTTGAGAGGCGGATATACAGTAAATAATATGTATATATGTAGTCCTTTGGCGTATTATCAGTGTGCACAATTGCTCTATTGCCAATGATCTATTCGATCCACAGATACATGTGCAAACTGCAAAGTTCCTGGTAATCAGAGAAGTTTTTCCTGATGACCAAGCTGCTATAACATTCATTGACAATGGAGCAAAAACAAAATGCACAGAGCATGCTCTTCTGTCAGTGACACTGAAGGAAGACGAACGGTCCACACTGCAGTCAGCAGGGCAGCATACGGAAGGTAGAAGAAGCAGCAAAACGATCAGAAGATCTCCAGCTCGATCTGCTTGCTGTGCATGCCTGTGTCGATCATGATTCGGTGCTTTCTGGATATGTGATGCATCTGTAGACCCTGCATCTCTGGCACAAGATGTACCCGGCCTGCAACAACAATAACAAGGGACGCCGGTTGGTCGTCGGCGCCGGAGCTGAAGCAGAGGATGGAAATTAAGGTAGGAGAAATAAGAGAGAACTCACGGCCTTGCAGGTCGGGCAGCGGCGGTAGATCCGGGGGCTGCTCTCGGACTTGACgttgttcttcttccccttgcagAAGTCGCACAGCAGCCACCCTGTGCCGCCGCACCCTTCTTCGCACTCTACACCTTCTTCCTTGGGACAACAGCGCAGACGGCAGGTGAGAATTGTTAGCTTGCAGGATCAGGTGCATAACTTGAACTCTTCAGATGGTCATGGATCACTGCGAGGGTTGAGAGATGCTAACCTCCATGTCCATGTCCGCctccacctccggcggggccgcctCTGCCGCCGCGGCCACGGCGACCTCCCTGCGGACGGACACGCAGCCGATCCTCCTCGGCTGCCAAGACAGGGACACGATCGACGCCAATGCCTGGGACGGCAGCGGCGGCGATGggtggtggcaccaaccgtgCAGGCTCGTCGCGCTGCACCACTGCACAGCCATTTCTCTTCCTTGCCCAGCCTCGCCTCACCACCGCACCCTTCGGATAAAATCGCGAGGGAAAGGAAGGGACAGGATCCCGCCTCTGACATCCCGGCCCCACGCAGGTCCACCTCGGCCAGATCACTACCGCCACGAGTCAAACCGCAAAGCCTGACATCTGGGCCCGCGCAGAATCTTCGTTCGCTCGCTGCTTCTAGTACAAGTCGCCTCAAGTCAACACTCTTCGCGAGATCTCGCCGCCGCGTCGTCCTCCATGCCGTCGTCgtcgcaccaccaccaccattgccttgtcctcctcctcttcgtcgTTGCGGTCACACTCTCCGCCGTCGCGGCACTCGGAGGAGTAGAAGAGGCGGCCTGCGACGCGTCGTCCCCGCATGAGGAGGACCTGCGGCCGGACCGGCTCACGGTGCTCCTGAGCGGCTACTCGGAGCGGcggctcccgctcctccgccgcatCGCGGGAGCCTACGCCGCACACCCGCTCGTCCTCGCTGTCGTCGTGCTCTGGTGCAACCCCTCCACCCCGGAcgaccgcctcctcctcccgcgcctcccgccGGGGGTCTCCCTCCACCGCACCGCCTCGGCCTCCCTCAACTCCCGCTTCCTCCCGCACCCGTCCATCCGCACCGCCGCAGTGGCCGTCGCCGACGACGACGTCCTCCCCGACGCCGCCGCGATCTCCTTCGCGTTCGCCGCCTGGCAGCAGCGGGCCGGCCGCCCAGGCACCCTCGTCGGCTTCTTCCCGAGGTCCCACCACCTGGACCTCGCCCGCGGGAGGTGGGCGTACGCCGCGCCGCAGCCCGGCCGCTACTCCATGGTGCTCACCAAGTTCCTCGTCCTCGCCGTGGACCTCCTCCGGAAGTACTCCTGCTCCCCGGAGCTCGCCGCGGCGCGCGCCGTGGTGGACCGGGAGCGCAATTGCGAGGACATCCTCATGAACTTCGTGGCCGCCGAGGCGTCCGGGGAAGGGCCGGTGCTGGTGGAGGCCGGCAGTATCAGGGACTGGGGCGACCCGAGGAACGACGCCAACGCCGGAGCTGGCGTGGAGGCGATGAGGGCCGTGGGGCTGAGCTCGAGAGGCGGCGTGGGGCACTGGGAGAAGCGAGGGGAGTGCATCACGGAGTTTCACCGGCTGCTAGGGAGGATGCCGCTGCGGTACAGCTACGGGAAGGTGGTGGAGGCGGCCGTCGCCGAGCAGGGGCTGTGCAGCAAAGGCGGCCGTCTCGTCCGGTGCGACCAGGAGTAGCCTCACGGCGTAGCGTGGCATTGCTACCCTTCAGTGATGTGATCACTACACAATCTGACGGACTGTACGATGGTGCTGTAGTATAAACTGTGGTAGGATAACAATGTCGACGACATTCAGACTGTGCTAAAGTACTAAACAGTAAAACGCAGCTAGCTACGGCCTCGCACAGTGATTAGGTCTCTTAAGCTGTTTGTTTCACTGATGGGCGGACTAGATCACCCGGGTCATTCCGCGCCACTAGCTCGGCTTCCCGCTGCACGCCAGCTAGCAGGCCCACGTGACTGGGCTGTTGCTCCACAGAACAATCTGGGCATCTTCTTATGAATTGGGCCAACACCCACTATAGGCCGCCACAAGGAAAAGCTTTCGTTTAGTAGGCCTTGTCGCAAGCTTTTCACACGTATCCAATTTGCcgagagcaactagttaacgagcgctccttcggaagcctcgcaacgatcagcgtcacttggcgcgctctcagccatttGCCACGTGTCGCGTTCTGGACGCTCCCTTCAATTTTTTTTTTCGCACGTGTTTTCGGttttttaaacggtttttttTCTGGTTTTTTTTTGACATTTTGGTTTTTCCTtggtctttcttagcttttcgatcaaaaaaaatttcaaatttttttttgcgtgaaaaaacgcgttttctttttttttttcctttcacgaAAGTCACgatttttcttccgcgagaggcacggttgtgctttagcaagagtcacggccgtgcctttcgaaaacgaaaaaaacgcgttttctgtttttttttctttcgcgagagtcacggttttgttttcgcgagaggcacggttgtactttcgcgagtcacggccgtgcctctcggaaaggaaaaaacaaaacgcgttttttgtttttttttctttcgggagagtcacggttttgcttccgcgagaggcacggttgtgctttcgcgaaagtcacggccgtgcctctcggaacggaaaaaaatacgcgttttctattttttttctttcacgagagtcacggttttgctttcgcgagaggcacggttgtgctttcgcgagagtcacggccgtgcctctcggaaacgaaaaaaaaccgcattttctgttttttttttcttccacgagagtcacagttttgcttccacgagaggcatggttgtgatttcgcgagaggcacggacgtgcctctttcggaaagggaaaaaaaccATGCTCCCGGTCCGGTTTTTTCGCCCGGTTTTTTTCGTCCgattttttcgtgaaaaaaaagttcgtcaaaacctatcaacatggatctagttttgaaaatctcgacgcgaggaatccaacggtgaaaaCGGTTCAAGATTTGGACTCggggtttaagagataaaacgttttgaataaacggatctacaaAAAAAAGGGAAAATTCCCAGGTTGCGACAAATCGCGCactgcatgtgcgccacttgtcgcgacTTGGGAAAGTGGAGTGCTCTTTGCAACAAGTACTCCTTAGTTAGTGATTTCGCAATTTGCCTAACCATACAGAAGATTGATGAGAAACTTCATGATGATAAAATTGACATAGTATCCTATTGATGTGACGCACGAAGTCATAGGCACATTGCATCGAAGCCGAGTAAAAAAACTCACAGAACTTGAAAAAGTAACCTACTTTGGGTCCATCCCAGCATTCTAATTTAATTTGTGAAGTGAACTTATAAAGTATGCCTTTTAATTATACATCATTTCTCGCAGAAAACAACATGTATTTCAACTTTGTAGTCAGGAAGAAGTTGACCGTCGATCAAAATATGAACTTATTAGGATGCTTACTTAAAGACTGCAAATAATTTTTTGCATGTTTGTTTCAAAAAATATTTTGCATGCCATATAGTATATCATCTACCTCATTGGTTTCACAAAGTATTTTTTTTCAATAAGTTATCCTTGCAATATAATGGTTTGCATCTTTAGCTTGTGATCCTCTTCACCATCATACATATTCTATATACTAGATTCATGAAAGTTGGCATAATGACATTTGTTTCCTTCTCCCCACCCACGACTATATCTCTCTAGGAGAGCATGATGCTACCGGCGCACTCAATCTTCTCTTCCACACTACTTCAGTGCAAACTGGTTAAATTTCTCTCCTTTGATAACTTAATGATATATTAGCCAATTTATGAAAAATGATTTCTCATGTTTTGTGTATTCACTTATTATGGGAAGTTCTTATCAATCTATCAAAAATTGACGGGTGCGGCAACACGCGCATTCATGATCTAGTCAAAACATTGTACTCTGACGGATCGTACCAATGTTGCGCTTTTACGTGTTCTGACAGAGAGCGAAATTCCTTGGTCGATTTGGAACCATGATGATAGGGATTTCTGTTTGAATTTGATTTGTAAGCACGTTTCCAGACGAGAGAGTTGTGAGCAAGGAGGCGGTTGCTGCGTCCCGTTGTGCCCCTAAATTGAAAACAGCCGTCCGATCACGATCGGGCGCCTGGTTTGGATGATGCTCTCCCCGCTCTCGCTTACAAAAGTTTGTCCCACTTCTCCCTACATCGCAGGTAGTGGGCGTTCGTGGGCGCCTGGCTGTCCATTTCCATTCTCCCCTTCTTCTGAACGCGCACGGCGAGTCGGCGAGAAGCAACAGACAGCAGCGAAGCGGAATCCCATTGAGCGCCGCGTGCGATTGGCATGGTCGCTGTGGCCGGCGgtgcgagcggcggcggcggcggaggaggagggcgACGATGCAGCCGCGCGGTGGCGGTGACCGGGCGGCCGTGAGGAAGGGGCCGTGGACGGCGGAGGAGGACGAGGTGCTGCACCAGCACGTCCGCGAGCACGGCCCCCGCGAGTGGAGCTCCATTCGATCCAAAGGCCTCCTCCCCCGCACCGGCAAGTCCTGCCGCCTCCGCTGGGTCAACAAGCTCCGCCCCGACCTCAAGACGTACGTAATCCGCCTCTCCTCTTCCGTTTTCCTCTGGCTGGCTCCGTGAAGCttccctcgtcctcctccccgctGCGCCGGGCTTCCGGTTTCCGATCAGCCCGCGGCGTACTGAAGGCAGGGCGCCGTGTTTTTGTTCCGTGTGAAGGGGGTGCAAGTTCTCGTCGGAGGAGGAGCGGGTGGTGATCGACCTGCAGGCGCAGTTCGGGAACAAGTGGGCGAGGATCGCGACGTACCTGCCCGGCAGGACGGACAACGACGTCAAAAACTTCTGGAGCACGCGGCAGAAGCGCCTCGCCAGGATCCTCCGGGCGCCGCTGCCCCGCAGGAGGTCAGCCTCAGCCGCCACCACCAAGCACAgcggcaacggcggcggcggcgtaggcGCTGCTTCGTCTTCTGCGGCGTCGAACTCTCAAGAGGCGGCAGCGGCACGCGCTTCCGAGGTGACCCTCTTCTCTTGCTTGCTTTCTCTGAAGAAAAACCGAGATGGATTTGTTGCTTCTGAACTGGACAGCGATCACCCTGTTTCTGAACCTGATTTTGTGCCTCTGTTTTTTCCTGAAATGATCGAACGACACCTGTTTTTGCTGAATTGGGCGACATGATTACACCTGTCTCCTCGTTGTTTTGGACGACAACAGTTCGACGCCAACTCTAATATACAAATTTGGGCATTAATTTTAGACTCACATCTTAGTAAAAGTTGACGAAATTACAAATTCAGATAGTCATATCTTAGTCGTCTTGTGTGCGTAGTGATCAAATTTTCTCCTAACAACGAGCGCAGCTACTAACTTCATTGCTGAAACTGACACTCTTCAGGTGGCAAAAGTTTTAAGAGTTCAAatacacacacatcctaaaacaACATTTTCAATCCAGCATAATGTCTAGAAGAAATACATGTGCTTTTTTTCCCATTCTCGAACCCAGTCATGCTGccatttttttgtgtgtaatcTGAGGCCTAAGTGTTGCACATTTCGCCCCTGTGTGGCAGGATCAGTACCCCTGCTTCGGCTTGATCCCCTTCCAACAGACGACGATGCACCAGCACCACGTCGGCGAGAGCAGCCAAGAACCACCACTCGCGGCTAACCAGTATGCAGGCGCGCCGTTCCCCGGAGCCGAATCCGTCCTGCCGTTTCCCCTCGGGTTCGCCGCCATGGACGTCGCGGCCGCGGGATGCAGCAGCTCGTACGGCGCCGCTTCGGAAGTTCACCAACCGCTGCCCTTCCTCTACGCCGCTGACCATGCGCCGATGGTTGATCCGGGAGGTCTCGTCTTCCACGGGAACGCACTGATCGACGGCGGCGTCGGCGTGGCTTACCTGGAGCCGAAATCGGAACCGGAGCATTACCTGGAGCCGAAACCGGAGCCGGAGCATTACCTGGAGCCGAAACCGGAGCAGCAGACGCCGCCCCGGTTCTTTGGGCTGGAGGAGGAAGTCGACGATTACGGCCTCGTCGCGCCGGTGCGGCGGGGCACGGCCGACGTGCTGTTCGGTGACCTGCCCCCGGAGATGATCGACttcttcgagctcccgccgcctccttcgccgTCCATTCGGCTGTAGAGTGTTATTGACCCACGCCGGACGCATGAGGCGCATCATGAGTCATGACTTGGCCATTATCGATGCTCTGTTCGGGGTGCACTCTAGCTCTGTTCGGAGTATGTTGTTTGATTGTATCCAAGGAATATGTGTTACTGTAGTTTTAGGGACAGGTCTTTCTGACAATCCGACTGGTTCGAAAATTAGACTTGATGTGCATCATTATCTTCTGGACTATGCTGTTGTGGCATTTCCTCTTTTTTTAGGGGTGTTGTGACATCTCCTGTGCGCAAAATTTTATATATAGAAAAAGGTCTAGTTCTGGTTTCTCAGTCTGAGATATGTGGCTACTCGACAATAAAAACTGTCAAGATTTAGCCATTTGGCATACTTAAGATGGTTTAATTGATGATGGTAGTTTTCAACAATTTATATAAAAGAATTGAGAAACAAAATACATAATTTCCCTTTTCATCGAGTAAAATATGTTTTCCTTTTTAGAGAAATCCGTTTTAGAACAAAATACACATTTTCCTCTTTTTTGGCCAAACAACATGAATTTATTGATTAACTGACCAAATTGTGTTTGGTCAAATAAACTTAAACTCACACATACAACAAAAATGATTGATAAAACTAGAAGTTGCATACAAGATTTGAAGTCGTTCGTCTCTAGCTCTTCTTTTTGCACCTTAATTAATAGTTGTTcaagatttgagtggaaaaaaGCAGAAGACCAAAGATGCACAAGCTAGACTAAGCTGTAATTGGATTTAAAGAGCCGCTTGTGTCACCCAGCCAAATAGATGAGAACCTAAGACCATTGAACGCACTATGGCCAAGGACTGACAGGAGGCTACCGACTAACTGATTAATGGCCATGCCGTCTAAGAAGAACTTTGTGAGCACAAAAGAGTGAAGCATGAAAACCACTACCTTGACCAAACTTGACACTAATATTGCCATCACCACCATCAAGATTGGCCGAGACAAACCGTCAGACCTAGAGCAAATGATATGTAGGAACAAAACACCACATGCTCCCTCATGTCAGCCTCGTCGACTATGACGACTATAACATGACTCAAATAGAGCCGCGTGACAATTATTATGTGTGATACCACCTCCACCGTTGAGGCTTTGTCACAAAAAACACAGAAACATAGCACTAGAGAAAATAATAATAGGAATATAGACATAGAACTAGGGTTCTTCTCGCCTCCGGTCACCAAATCGACACCGCTAAGTTAGGCGAACAACCATGATGGAAGGGCCATAAAATAGTGGCGGCTAGTTTTCCTCTAAGCCTTGTGTATGTGTAAACTTTCAGTCATATATGAAAAAAAGTATAGTTTTGGTTTTCTCAGCTAAACTCTATGTTTGGTCCCTCAACTATAATGCCAGAAAAATAATGGCTCCACAACCATTAAAAATGACAATATTTAGCCATACGCTTATTGAAGATGATTTTAATGATAATGTTGTTGTAGATTTGAGCAGTTTTTTGTTACAAAAATATGGAAAATTAATAGTTAAAGATGCTACCTTTTTTGGAAAGTAAATAATTTGAACAAAATTGCAAAAGACATATTGAGCTTTGTTCACAAGATTACAACCAATTATGATTTATTTTGGTGAAACAATTTTTTTGTCTAAAGTGAACATTTCCCACAAACACCGGATATTTTTTGGGGGGCACTACAAAATGTAGAAAAAAACATAGCTTTACCAAGTTATATAGTTTTCTAGAGTTCTACCATGCATAGTTTTTTTAAAACTACAAATTATTTGGTAAATTTGCTAAAATGTTTGTCTTTACCGTGAAGTTTCACATATTGTGTTCTTCTACCTTTTTTTCATGATTGACTTTTGAATTTCATGGTAACTTGGGTGCCATGAGAGCAAAGTAGTTGTCATATTGTCATCAAAAACATTTTCAATAGAGCAAGTGATAAAAATTAAAACAATTTTGAATACCGGGGGCCCAAAAATATATAGTGTTATATTTGTGGGAACAAAGTTAGGTACCTGAAATAATTGAGGGACCACATTTTTACTTAAAGAGTTACAAAATAACATAAATTAAAAATAAGAAAACTAATTTAAATTTTAGAAATTCAAAGAAAATTCAAAAATTATGGGAATTAGATAAATCATTTAGTAATTTTATGAAGTCCAGTGTTTTTATTGACTTCTACTCAGTGCCATGGACCATCAAGACACCCCCTCACCCTCACGACcaccaaaaatattttttccaTTATACTTGTGTTTTTCCATAATTTTTCTTTCACAAAGTTTCTGATTTTTTACTCTTTGTGCTAATTAGCATACGTGTGAAAACTAAAACCTTGTCATCATAAAAAAATCAGTGGAGCAATGGACCATATTTAAATTATGACACTTGAAAGACATGGATATGTGGTATTCCCTTTAGAGTGATTATTTGtacaaataccattaatgaaaaATACATAATTTAGCATTGCTTCTTGTAAAAATATATTTTCCTATTTTTAGagtatttttttcctttttaagGACAAATAGGATTGGTCAGCCTGTGTCCATTTTGGCCCAAATTAGGATACGCCCGGGGATACACGTGTGCCCCCACAACATGAGAGCCCCTAGCTAACGCTCGTTGGGAGCCCC belongs to Triticum urartu cultivar G1812 chromosome 7, Tu2.1, whole genome shotgun sequence and includes:
- the LOC125518008 gene encoding uncharacterized protein LOC125518008, coding for MAVQWCSATSLHGWCHHPSPPLPSQALASIVSLSWQPRRIGCVSVRREVAVAAAAEAAPPEVEADMDMEEEGVECEEGCGGTGWLLCDFCKGKKNNVKSESSPRIYRRCPTCKAAGYILCQRCRVYRCITYPESTES
- the LOC125518007 gene encoding glycosyltransferase family protein 64 C3; protein product: MPSSSHHHHHCLVLLLFVVAVTLSAVAALGGVEEAACDASSPHEEDLRPDRLTVLLSGYSERRLPLLRRIAGAYAAHPLVLAVVVLWCNPSTPDDRLLLPRLPPGVSLHRTASASLNSRFLPHPSIRTAAVAVADDDVLPDAAAISFAFAAWQQRAGRPGTLVGFFPRSHHLDLARGRWAYAAPQPGRYSMVLTKFLVLAVDLLRKYSCSPELAAARAVVDRERNCEDILMNFVAAEASGEGPVLVEAGSIRDWGDPRNDANAGAGVEAMRAVGLSSRGGVGHWEKRGECITEFHRLLGRMPLRYSYGKVVEAAVAEQGLCSKGGRLVRCDQE
- the LOC125518706 gene encoding probable transcription factor MYB58, whose amino-acid sequence is MQPRGGGDRAAVRKGPWTAEEDEVLHQHVREHGPREWSSIRSKGLLPRTGKSCRLRWVNKLRPDLKTGCKFSSEEERVVIDLQAQFGNKWARIATYLPGRTDNDVKNFWSTRQKRLARILRAPLPRRRSASAATTKHSGNGGGGVGAASSSAASNSQEAAAARASEVTLFSCLLSLKKNRDGFVASELDSDHPVSEPDFVPLFFPEMIERHLFLLNWAT